From a single Halorussus halophilus genomic region:
- a CDS encoding helix-turn-helix domain-containing protein, protein MRSIELDNAFYVEDGTWIESLTISSNESFDISATVEQISGVSLYYRHEIPTGPTEAAIERVTVLANESFPFILGVVLRQEAIPNRIVLRDNQFSVVTTVRDWEQFRELADEVQQKLGQFDLQKVNNIERPGEPLDGGRLSEILITKLTEVQIETIETAYDLGYFEVPRESSATEVAEALEISQSTLSERLRTAQLRLFELIFGSNTNSI, encoded by the coding sequence GTGCGGAGCATCGAACTGGACAATGCGTTTTACGTCGAAGACGGGACGTGGATCGAATCGCTCACGATTTCGTCCAACGAGTCGTTCGACATCTCCGCGACAGTCGAACAGATTTCGGGTGTGTCGTTGTATTATCGTCACGAGATTCCAACGGGCCCGACGGAGGCGGCCATCGAACGTGTGACGGTGTTAGCGAACGAGTCGTTTCCGTTCATTCTGGGTGTCGTCCTTCGGCAGGAAGCGATTCCGAATCGGATCGTCTTGCGGGACAATCAGTTCTCTGTCGTGACGACAGTCCGGGATTGGGAGCAGTTTCGTGAACTTGCCGACGAGGTGCAACAGAAACTCGGACAGTTCGACTTGCAGAAGGTCAACAATATCGAGCGTCCCGGTGAACCGCTCGACGGTGGCCGACTTTCGGAGATTCTCATCACGAAACTGACGGAGGTACAGATCGAGACGATTGAGACGGCATACGATTTGGGGTATTTCGAAGTGCCGCGTGAGTCGTCTGCCACTGAGGTCGCTGAGGCACTGGAGATTAGTCAGTCTACGCTGAGTGAGCGTCTTCGGACGGCGCAACTTCGTCTGTTCGAACTAATTTTCGGGTCTAATACGAATAGCATCTAA